The Marinilabiliales bacterium sequence AAAAGATCGCTGCCTTTTCTTGTAAAATAGCTTGTTGTTTGTGCATCAATAACAGGGGCATCTTCCCAGGTACGGGTGCCATAGATCCCCTCGCCGTTAATCCTGAGCCAGTCACCAATATCCCGGAGTCTTTGCTGCTGGATCACCGGTATCCTGCCGTCAGCAGTGGGCCCGACGTTAAGCAGGAGGTTGCCTCCGCGTGCAACCTTATCGACCAGGTAATGTATAAGGAACTCCGAACTTTCATAGTCATCAAGAGATTCGTTCCTGTTGTAACCGAAAGAACCTCCAATTCCCCTTGTTTCCTCCCATGGATGGGTGATTACATCTCCACTGATAACCTGATCGTGGATCAGATCATACTCGGTTGTATAAAAGCCCCCATGCCTGCTTCTCGTTTCACTTCCCCAACGGTCATTTACAACTACATCAGACCTTGCAGGAGAATCGTTGTAAAGCCATGCCAGAAATTCAGTGCTTCTCCAGGTTTCACTTGGATGGTCCCATTCACCATCGGGCCAGAAAATATCAGGTTCATAACGAGTAACGAGGTCCTTCATCTGCGGAAGCATATGCTGGTCGACATATTTTTCAACATTTTCATGATATAGCGGATTAAACCATTCATAGAGGGAAAAGTAAAAACCCATCCGTAATCCATGCCCTTTAACAGCCTCACTCAAATCCCCTGCCAGGTCACGATGAGGGCCAACATCCCATGAGTTCCAGTTCCAGGAATGTTTGCTTGGCCACAGGGCAAACCCCTCATGATGCTTTGAAGTCAGGACAACGTATTTTGCACCTGCATCGGAAAAGATCGAAGCCCACTGATCAGGATCAAACATTTCAGCCCTGAAACCACTTACAAAATCCTGGTACATGAATTTATCCCCGTAAACACTATCGTGGAAATCCCTGAACTTGGCCCCCGCACTGGTTTCAGGCTGCATCATGCGCCGCCAGTACCACTCAGCATACTTTTCATAAACAGAACCGTCAACCGGACCCCATGCCGGAACTGAGTAGAGACCCCAATGAAGGAAGATACCGAATTTGGCATCAGAGAACCACTCCGGGACAGGGCGGCTGTTTATCGATTCCCAGTTGGCTTCATATCTCTCCTGTGAGTATGAGGCACAACAAATTGTCACAACAATGAATAACAGAATTGAACGCACCATATACTAAGTTTTAAATTATTTAAAATAACTGATCGGTTTTTTACAACGATTAAAGAATTATGCCAGCAGAGTTTCCGGGTTTATTATCTGTTTTGTCATTCCAGTTACTTAACAAGCCTTCCTTTCCAGTCAAATACTGCATAAAAGGAGGTGATAACAGTAAAACTAATATAAAATAAATAGAGAAGCTGCACTACCGGAAAATATTTCATGAGATTCTGCTGCCCGAAAAACCGGGAAACTGATAGAAGAAACGGAAAATCAATAACAGATTTTACTGCAATTATAAAACAGGCCGTCAGCAATAGCTGCGGGAAAACGGGAGAAACCAATATACATGCCGCAGCCAAAAAATTCACAAGGAATACAAGCAGCGCAGTAAACACTGATGCAGGATTCCTGTAATAACGGCTTTTCGAAGTCCACCTTCGCCTTTGCTTAAAAAACTCCTCCATTGTATCAATCGTGACAATACGAACGATTGCATTGCGGTCTTTCAGAAAGGAGATTTTTTTATCTCCCTTACTTTGCATGGCCATAAGCAGAAAGACATCATCGCCTGAAGCAATATCCCTACGAATCCCTTCCTTAACTTCAATATAGGCATCCCTTTTAAATGCAAGGTTGGCAGAACTGCACATAACTCCCTTACCAGCTGCGATCGACCCGGCAGTTGAGCCGGTAAGACTGAGAAATTCAAGTCTTTGAAATATTGAAAAGAAAGTATCCGGGCCATCCATCAGCACCGGACCGGAAACCAGGTCAGCACCAGAGCTGCAGAGTTTACCGGCCATTGCTTTTACCCAGCCGGGTGACGGAATGCAGTCGGCGTCGGTAGTGAGCACAAGCGGATAACGGGCCATTGAGACTCCCTTGATAAGTGCATTCTTTTTACCTTCCACACCATCTCCAAGCCTCAGATAACGGATGTTCCTGAATTTTTTTGCAAAAGACATAACCATCTCAAAGGTAAGATCAGTTGAGTGATCATCAATAATCATGATCTCCATAAGGTTCTGCGGGTAGTCCTGATCCTTCAGGGAATTTATCAGTGAAACAATGTTCAGCTCTTCATTTCTTACAGGAATTATTACAGAAACTTTACCCGTGGATACAGGGCTCCCCATAGAAACAGCAGGCATCCGGACCCATCCGGAAAAGAAAATCCCGATCAGTAAAAGATAGAGACTTGCAAGTATTACCGCAGTTATCCACAATACGGTCATAGGCAGTTCAAAATAACACCATTGAAACAGGTTCTGCCGGTTACTGAGGGATCCACTCAAACAGCTGATAATGTTCACTGTCCATCCCGAAATGTCGGTATACCTGCATTGCCTTTTTGTTGGTAATATCTACATACAATCTAATCCCGCCCAGTCCGGGATCATCTTCAACCCTTTGTTTAATATGTTCGTATAAATGACTAAATAAGCGTTTATTACGATGTTGCTGAACCACATAAACGGATTGTATCCATAAAATTGTGCGGTTCCTCCAGTCACTCCATTCATAGGTGATAAGAAGTGACCCGGCTATATTTCCATCGAATTCGGCTACATAGTAACAACCTTTACCGGGATCTGAGAATACAGCTTTCACTCCCTGCTCCACATCTGCAGGATCAAGCTCAAGTTGTTCCGTTTCCCTGGCCAAAAGGATCTGAAAAGATTCAATTATTCTGCTGTCACCCTCCTTCGCTTTCCTTACTACAATCATACTATACTGACATTAAGCCTATCCGAGAAATCAGTATGCAATATGAAGAAATTAATTAATAAAGCAAAGGGCTTATGACCAAAAAGATAAAGTTCGTCAGGCTCCCTGAATGTCTAAATTTGTAAGTCCCGCACGCCTGGCGGCGTTAACAGCATTACGGTACTCCCCTGTCGTTATTCTCCGGCTGATCCCGGGATAATCCCCGGCCTTGTACATTGGACGGTACTGCGACATTATGTTGATATAGGTGTCTTTCGGGAGATTCTCCCCAATCCAGTTCATTACCTGCTCAGATCCACCTACATTATTGGGCATAACCAGGTGTCTTACCATCAGGCCTCTCTGCATGATACCGTCGTTTGTTGTCTGCCCGGCAACACCAACCTGCCTGTTCATCTCGATCAATGCCTTTTTCGTAACTTCAGGGTATGATTCGGCACCGGGAGAGTATTTATCTGCCATCTCAGGATCAAAGTATTTAAAATCAGCAAGATAAATATCAACAATCCCGTCGAGCATATAAAGTATCTCCAGTCGCTCCCACCCGTGCGTATTGTATACAAGAGGCAGATTAAGTCCTTTTGATGCTGCTTCGTCAAGTGCAAGAAGTATATGAGGTGCGTAATGTGTAGGTGTAACAACATTGATGTTATGACACCCCATCCGCTGAAGCGAAAGCATCATATTCGCCAGCCTGCCTACGCTTACCCTATGTCCTGCACCTCCCTGGCTGATCTCCCAGTTAATGCAAAACACACAAAGAAGACCGCAATGAGTAAAGAAAACCGTTCCCGAACCGTTCCTGCCTACAAGCGGGCGCTCTTCACCAAAGTGGGGACTGAAGGATGCGACTTCCAGCCTTGAAGTTGCATTGCAATAATCGCCCTTCTGGCCCCTCAGCCTGTCATTCTCGCACTGGCGGGGACAGAGCCGGCAGGCAGCCATCATATCCCACATAACTTCAGCCCTGGCTTTAAGTTCACCCGTCCGGTGAAGTTTAAGGTATCCCGGCTCAAATTCACCGTTTTCAAAATTGTTTTTTGGGTTCATTACAGTCCCTGATTTTTCATTATCACTGCCGGAGTTTCCTGAAAAACAAGCTGCCATGGCAGGCATGGGCAACAGTCCGGCACATGATAACGATGCCATCTTTCTGCAAAACTCCCTGCGGCCTGATTTGAATCTGTCCATAATAGGATAATTTTATTTATTTTTTAACGGCAGATACCCTTTGAAAATTGCAACACGGCCCTTTGTTCTCCCTGTGCCGGCAAATTAATTGATTACAACGGCCCTTCATACTTTTATTTCCAGGCAGGCTTTTGATCTATCCCTATAATATGCCGGTATATAAACCGTTGGTAAAAAACAGTTAATTTTACACTTTACATTTTTTAAAATTTGGTTAACTAAACAACACAACTGTGAACAAATTTAGCAAATCATTTAAAAACCTGAGGTTATTGCCGGTATTTGCAACTATACTGATCATAACCGCAGGCCTGCTTACAGTATCGGCAACGCGGGATTTCCGCCTTGCACGGAACATGGATATCTTTTTCTCAATGATCAGGGAAATCAGCATATTCTATGTTGATGAAACAGATCCCGAAGTGCTCATTGAAAGAGGTATTTCAGGAGTTCTTGATGGTCTGGATCCCTATACAACCTATATTCCTGAATCTGAAAAAGAGAACTTTGCCACCATGACCACCGGCAGGTACGGAGGTGTTGGCGCCCTGATCAGACAAGTGGGAGACCATGTTGTGATAATCGAACCATACGAGAATTTTCCTGCGCAGAAATCAGGTCTCAGGTCAGGAGATATAATTATTGAGATTAACGGGGTATCTGTAAAAGGAAGGCTTGTAAATGAAGTAAGTGAAATGCTTAAGGGCCAGCCGGGAAGCAATATATCAATTACCGTAAAACGAGAATCTGAGAACAGCCTTGTTACAAAAGAACTGACCAGAGAGGAGATCAAGATAAACAATGTCACATGGGCAGGGACAGTAACTGATGGAGTCGGATATATCCAGCTTAACGGATTCACAGAAAATGCGCACCGGGAAGTGCGAGAAGCATTGGACAGATTAAAAAAAGAGAGTGAAATCACATCGCTCATTCTTGACGTACGAGGCAACCCGGGCGGATTGCTTATGGAGGCAGTCAGTGTCTCCAATCTTTTTGTGGATAAAGGAGAAGAGATAGTGAGCACAAAGGGAAAGGTAAGGCAATGGGATCAAACA is a genomic window containing:
- a CDS encoding alpha-L-fucosidase yields the protein MVRSILLFIVVTICCASYSQERYEANWESINSRPVPEWFSDAKFGIFLHWGLYSVPAWGPVDGSVYEKYAEWYWRRMMQPETSAGAKFRDFHDSVYGDKFMYQDFVSGFRAEMFDPDQWASIFSDAGAKYVVLTSKHHEGFALWPSKHSWNWNSWDVGPHRDLAGDLSEAVKGHGLRMGFYFSLYEWFNPLYHENVEKYVDQHMLPQMKDLVTRYEPDIFWPDGEWDHPSETWRSTEFLAWLYNDSPARSDVVVNDRWGSETRSRHGGFYTTEYDLIHDQVISGDVITHPWEETRGIGGSFGYNRNESLDDYESSEFLIHYLVDKVARGGNLLLNVGPTADGRIPVIQQQRLRDIGDWLRINGEGIYGTRTWEDAPVIDAQTTSYFTRKGSDLFLIVTKWSDNDIIVSGIGAPSGVRMLGYEGKIDFSVTSTGITITPPSLSPGLNPSPYAWVYKISNALKL
- a CDS encoding radical SAM protein, which gives rise to MNPKNNFENGEFEPGYLKLHRTGELKARAEVMWDMMAACRLCPRQCENDRLRGQKGDYCNATSRLEVASFSPHFGEERPLVGRNGSGTVFFTHCGLLCVFCINWEISQGGAGHRVSVGRLANMMLSLQRMGCHNINVVTPTHYAPHILLALDEAASKGLNLPLVYNTHGWERLEILYMLDGIVDIYLADFKYFDPEMADKYSPGAESYPEVTKKALIEMNRQVGVAGQTTNDGIMQRGLMVRHLVMPNNVGGSEQVMNWIGENLPKDTYINIMSQYRPMYKAGDYPGISRRITTGEYRNAVNAARRAGLTNLDIQGA
- a CDS encoding GNAT family N-acetyltransferase, with the translated sequence MIVVRKAKEGDSRIIESFQILLARETEQLELDPADVEQGVKAVFSDPGKGCYYVAEFDGNIAGSLLITYEWSDWRNRTILWIQSVYVVQQHRNKRLFSHLYEHIKQRVEDDPGLGGIRLYVDITNKKAMQVYRHFGMDSEHYQLFEWIPQ
- a CDS encoding glycosyltransferase; its protein translation is MTVLWITAVILASLYLLLIGIFFSGWVRMPAVSMGSPVSTGKVSVIIPVRNEELNIVSLINSLKDQDYPQNLMEIMIIDDHSTDLTFEMVMSFAKKFRNIRYLRLGDGVEGKKNALIKGVSMARYPLVLTTDADCIPSPGWVKAMAGKLCSSGADLVSGPVLMDGPDTFFSIFQRLEFLSLTGSTAGSIAAGKGVMCSSANLAFKRDAYIEVKEGIRRDIASGDDVFLLMAMQSKGDKKISFLKDRNAIVRIVTIDTMEEFFKQRRRWTSKSRYYRNPASVFTALLVFLVNFLAAACILVSPVFPQLLLTACFIIAVKSVIDFPFLLSVSRFFGQQNLMKYFPVVQLLYLFYISFTVITSFYAVFDWKGRLVK